In the Sandaracinus amylolyticus genome, GATGCACCACAAGAAGAAGGTCGACGCGCCGAGCGGCACCGCGATCCGGCTCGCGGAGCGGGTCGCGGAGGCGAAGGGCTTCGGGCCCGAGTCGTTCGTGCACGGGCGCAGCGGCCAGGTGGGCGCGCGCCCCGAGCGCGAGATCGGCATCGTCGCGCTGCGCGGAGGCGACGTGATCGGCGATCACACGCTCGTGCTCGCGGGGCCCGGCGAGCGCATCGAGCTCACGCACCGCGCCCACGATCGCTCGCTCTTCGCGACCGGCGCGCTGCGCGCCGCGCGGTGGGTCGCGTCGGTGGGGCGCGCCGGCCGGTTCGGCATGGGCGACGTGCTCGGCTTCTGACCCTTGGCTGTCCCCATCCGGGGAGCATGTCGAGGTGTCATGATCCACTACCAGGGCCGCTGGGCCGTCGTGACCGGCGCGTCGTCGGGGCTGGGGCGCGGGCTCGCCGCCCGGCTCGCCGATCGGGGCATGTCCCTGGTGCTGACCGGCCGCAACGAGGCCCGGCTGAACGAGACCGCGCAGGAGATCCGCCGCGCGGCGCCCGAGGTCGAGGTCGAGACCGTCGTCGCGGACCTCTCGACCCGCTCCGGGATCTCCGCGCTGCTCCGTCACATCGGCGACCGGCCGATCGAGGTCCTGGTCAACAACGCGGGGTTCGGCAGCTACGGCCCCTTCGCCGAGGCCGATCCCGAGCGCGGGACCAACGAGGTCGCGGTCGATGTCGGCGCCGTGATCCTGCTGGCGCGCGCGTTCCTCCCCGGCATGCTCGCCCGGCGCAGCGGCGGGATCCTCAACGTCGCGTCGGCGATCGCGTTCCAGCCCGCGCCCTATCAGGCGGTCTACGGCGCGAGCAAGGCGCTCGTGCTGTCGTTCAGCCAGGCGCTGTGGGCCGAGGCGCGCGCATCGGGCGTGGCGGTCACCGCGCTCTGTCCGGGGCCGACCCGCACCGGCTTCGTCGACGCGCTCGACGCCGACGTCGGCCACACCGCGATCTATCGCCGGCTCGCCGACCCCGAGCCCGTCATCGACGCCGGCCTGCGTGGGCTCGACAAGGGCCGCGCCGTCGTCATCCCCGGCCTGCGGAACAAGCTGATCGCGACCGGCGGCCGGTTCATGCCGCGCGAGTGGCTCGCGCGCGTCTCGGCCCGGCTGCTGGGCCCCACGAGCACCGCCCCCCGCCCTCCGATCGAGGTCCACAACG is a window encoding:
- a CDS encoding SDR family NAD(P)-dependent oxidoreductase; the protein is MIHYQGRWAVVTGASSGLGRGLAARLADRGMSLVLTGRNEARLNETAQEIRRAAPEVEVETVVADLSTRSGISALLRHIGDRPIEVLVNNAGFGSYGPFAEADPERGTNEVAVDVGAVILLARAFLPGMLARRSGGILNVASAIAFQPAPYQAVYGASKALVLSFSQALWAEARASGVAVTALCPGPTRTGFVDALDADVGHTAIYRRLADPEPVIDAGLRGLDKGRAVVIPGLRNKLIATGGRFMPREWLARVSARLLGPTSTAPRPPIEVHNETVVRASPERVWDLLNDVASWPSWHRACRWVHVDSADGATRPTSFRWKAHPVALRSTVVAADRPRTFTFTADARGLHAEHSFTLRPTPDGRSTVVVSHETQVGPLPQLGRAALSRRLDAANQAWLADLARTAGDGAAAAR